A segment of the Fusobacterium ulcerans genome:
GAGAAAGAAGTTTTAAAAATAACTGTGAGCTTATTGAGAAAATGATAAAAAATACTGGATATTCGGAAATATCTCTTTCATCTTTGAGCAGCAGTGATTACAGTAAAATAGATGATCTTATCAAAGGATTAAAAAACAGATATGAAAATAGAAACCTTGGAATTTCACTTCCATCTTTGAGAATGAATCCATACTCTGTCCAAGTGGCAGATGATATCAGCGGAGGAAAAAGAACTGGATTTACTTTTGCTCCAGAAGCTGGGTCACAAAGATTGAGAGATATAATCAACAAAGGTGTAGAAGAAGAAGATGTATTGGCTACTGCTGAAGCTGCTATAAGAGGGGGATGGGAAAATCTAAAATTCTACTTTATGATTGGACTTCCTTTTGAAACAGATGAAGATGTGGCAGAAATATTTGAACTTGCTTCTAAGGTTATAAAGAGATGCAGACCTATAAGTAAAAGAATAAATGTAACAGTAAGCGTTTCAAACTTTGTTCCAAAACCTCATACACCATTCCAATGGTCAGAACAGATGGATATAGAAGAGATGAAAAGAAAACACAGAATATTAAAAGACTTATTTAAAACATCAAAGCATTGTACTTTAAGAATACATGATATGAGAAAATCTTATCTTGAGGGATTCCTTTCAAGAGGAGATGAAAGAACAGGGGATCTAATAGAACTTGCATGGAAAAAAGGAGCAAAACTTGATGACTATAAAGATAATTATGATATCTGGAAATCATCAGCTGATGAATTAGGAATAGATGAGAAAGATTATCTAGGAGGAAGAAATCTAGAAGCTGATCTTCCTTGGGATATGATAGATATAGGAGTAGATAAAAGTTTTCTTTTAAGGGAATATAAAAAAGCAGAAGAAGGAGCTCTGACACCAGATTGCAGAGAAGTATGTTCTGGATGTGGAATGAAAAAAAGATTTCCTAACTGTTTAAAAATAGCCACAGAATAAAAATTACAAATTGGAGGAGAGAAGAAAATGGTAAACTTGAATAATGATTGGGATGAAATACTAAAAGATGAGTTTGAAAAAGAATACTACCAAAAATTGAGAAAATTTCTAATAACAGAATATAAATCTGAAACTATTTATCCAAAGATGGAAAATATATTTTCAGCGTTGAAACTTACAAGCTATAAAGATTGTAAAGTACTAATTTTGGGACAAGATCCTTATCATGGTCCTAATCAGGCACATGGTTTAGCGTTTTCTGTGAACATAGGAATAAAAACTCCTCCATCACTGCAAAATATGTATAAAGAACTAAGAGATGAATTGGGACTGTATGTGCCAAACAATGGATATTTAGTGCCATGGGCAGAACAAGGAATACTTCTTTTAAATACTGCTCTTACAGTGAGAGCAGGAGCAGCAAATTCTCATTCAAAAGTTGGTTGGGAAATATTTACAGATAGTATAATCAAATACTTAAATGATAGAGAAGATCCAGTTATATTTGTTCTATGGGGTGGAAATGCAAGAAAGAAAAAAGCTTTCATAAATACTGATAGACATTATATACTTGAAGCAGCACATCCAAGTCCTCTATCAGCTCATAATGGATTTTTTGGGTGTGGACATTTTAAAAAGATAAATGAAATATTGAGTAGTTTAGGTAAGAAAGAAATCAACTGGCAGATTGAAAACGTATAAATAGAGTGATATTACAGTTTTATCTTTTATTTAAGTTGTATTAAATAAATGTTGTTGTCACAAATATGACACAGATGTCTAATATAATTGTGTAAAAGAGGTTATAAACTGGAGGCTAATTATGAAGTATATTAGTATGTTGATTTTAATATTTTCGATATCTACTCTACGCATATATGCTGATGAAATCATAATTGATGGATGCACTGTTTACTTCAATGAATTAAGCAGTGAGCAGAAAGAAGAAGTGATAGAGCTTAGAGAGGATCTTTTAGTTAAATCGAATGAAATAAAAGATCAATTGAAAAGTATGAGATACAAGATACAGCAGGAAATGAGAAAAGAAACTCCAGACTGGGGCTATATGGATGATCTTAATAAGAGGTTTTTTGCTTTGCAGGGACAGCTTACAAATGAACTTTTAAAATATAAAAGTAAATTAGAAGAGATCACATACAAAAATAATCCAAAACAGAATTCTTTGGTTGTTGAGGATTAGTCTTTTCCTATGAAAATAATAAAATTTATGCTAGAATTATTACAGTATCAAAATTTCTTTTTAAGGAGAATATTAAATGGAAAAATTTCTTAATGGACTGGAATATGAAATTTTAAAAGATGTAGCTAAAGAGGAAGAATATACTGGCATAGAGTATGATTCTAGAAAAATAAAAACTGGAGATATTTTTGTTGCTTTAGAAGGAGCTGTCTCTGATGGACACAATTATATAGAACAGGCAGTAAAAAATGGAGCTAAATGCGTTTTAGTGTCTAAAAAAGTTGAAGCTGCCTTTCCAGTAAAATATATTTGGATCAAGGATCTAAGAAAAAAATTAGGAGTGTTAGCTTCTAATTTTTATAATTGGCCTCAAAAAAAATTAAAGATTATAGGAATAACAGGAACTAACGGAAAAACAACAACAACTTATCTTATAGAGTCTATATTGGGAAGTAATAAGACTGCAAGAATAGGAACTGTAGAATATAAAATAGGAGATGAAGTAATTGAAGCTCCTAATACTACTCCAGAATCTTTGGACATAGTGAAGATGTGCAAGAGATCAGTAGAAAAAGGAATGGAATATCTTGTGATGGAAGTTAGCTCTCATGCTCTTGATCTTGGAAGGGTTGATATGCTTGAATTTGATGTAAGTATGTTTACTAATCTGACTTTAGATCATCTTGATTTTCATAAGACAATGGAAGATTACTTTCAGGCAAAAAGAAAACTTTTTACAATGATGAAAAAAGGCTGTGAAAAAAACTGTGTCATCAATATAGATGATCTATATGGAAAAAGGCTTTCTTCAGAATTTGGAGGAATCTCTTATGGTATGCACAATGAAGGAAGAGTAAGAGGAAGAATAGTAGAGTTTCACGGAGATGGGCAGGAAGTGGAACTTCATATAGATGCTTTTTCAACAAGAACAAAACTTGCTATACTTGGAAGATATAATGTATATAATGTTCTTGGAGCAATATCTATAGCTTTGCTTCTGGGAATTGAAAAAGAAATTGTTCTTGAGAGAATAAAAGAATTAAAAGGAGCACCTGGAAGATATGAACTGGTAA
Coding sequences within it:
- a CDS encoding UDP-N-acetylmuramoyl-L-alanyl-D-glutamate--2,6-diaminopimelate ligase; protein product: MEKFLNGLEYEILKDVAKEEEYTGIEYDSRKIKTGDIFVALEGAVSDGHNYIEQAVKNGAKCVLVSKKVEAAFPVKYIWIKDLRKKLGVLASNFYNWPQKKLKIIGITGTNGKTTTTYLIESILGSNKTARIGTVEYKIGDEVIEAPNTTPESLDIVKMCKRSVEKGMEYLVMEVSSHALDLGRVDMLEFDVSMFTNLTLDHLDFHKTMEDYFQAKRKLFTMMKKGCEKNCVINIDDLYGKRLSSEFGGISYGMHNEGRVRGRIVEFHGDGQEVELHIDAFSTRTKLAILGRYNVYNVLGAISIALLLGIEKEIVLERIKELKGAPGRYELVNCGQNFTVIVDYSHTSDALENILKSINELKKGKVITVFGCGGDRDASKRPVMGEIAERLSDIAIVTSDNPRTEDPHKIVEQVLEGMKGKNHIVEEDRDHAISKAVELAEEKDIILIAGKGHETYQILGRKKIHFDDREIARREIVKKKRMK
- a CDS encoding TIGR03960 family B12-binding radical SAM protein, encoding MRVNLDKYLLKVEKPAQYLGNEINSIHKDDFKARMCLFFPDIYEVGMSNLGIRILYSLMNRVEGFSLERGFSPMEDMENLMRENGIPMFSLESKTPLKEFDVVGFSLSYEMCYPNVLNALDLAGIPVESKDRGEEYPLIMAGGTCMMNPVPMEKFLDFVVIGDGEDVMVKIAEVLTANCDKSKLEKLKLIEGFDGVYVPVLHKGKKRVRRAIVEDLDKTEFYDDQLVPYINIVHDRASVEIQRGCTRGCRFCQAGIVYRPVRERSFKNNCELIEKMIKNTGYSEISLSSLSSSDYSKIDDLIKGLKNRYENRNLGISLPSLRMNPYSVQVADDISGGKRTGFTFAPEAGSQRLRDIINKGVEEEDVLATAEAAIRGGWENLKFYFMIGLPFETDEDVAEIFELASKVIKRCRPISKRINVTVSVSNFVPKPHTPFQWSEQMDIEEMKRKHRILKDLFKTSKHCTLRIHDMRKSYLEGFLSRGDERTGDLIELAWKKGAKLDDYKDNYDIWKSSADELGIDEKDYLGGRNLEADLPWDMIDIGVDKSFLLREYKKAEEGALTPDCREVCSGCGMKKRFPNCLKIATE
- a CDS encoding uracil-DNA glycosylase, whose protein sequence is MVNLNNDWDEILKDEFEKEYYQKLRKFLITEYKSETIYPKMENIFSALKLTSYKDCKVLILGQDPYHGPNQAHGLAFSVNIGIKTPPSLQNMYKELRDELGLYVPNNGYLVPWAEQGILLLNTALTVRAGAANSHSKVGWEIFTDSIIKYLNDREDPVIFVLWGGNARKKKAFINTDRHYILEAAHPSPLSAHNGFFGCGHFKKINEILSSLGKKEINWQIENV